GGGAATGAAAGTAAAATAGATGGATTACTTACAAATTTACCTAAATTTTAAAACCAGACACTATTCATCCTTCCTCATTTGAGATAACTAGTCATAGGTTAAATTAAGTAGTATGTTGTGAACAAAACTATAAGcgtgtatattttcattttcttaggaaTCTTCAAGCAGAGTTCTGTGATTTACTATTGGAAAGAAAGACCCTAAcccttattcatttattcctcttttttttaatggcactctcattttctcctttcagAAAGGCCAGTTATCAAAAGGTATTAGTTTTTGAACTACTACCTCAAATTTATGGCAAGAATCTCTAATACATGGAAAAGACAAGATTAAAGTAAATATCAGGTCAGCAAATGGTCTAGTCACTggtcttatattttaaaagtttatttaatatattaaacctCAAAAACTGAAATACATGATTAGGAGTATGAATGTTGGcttttgaaatttggaaagcaGGATTGAAACTGgatattctaagttgtatatcTGTGGGTGTTTTTGTCTTAGGAAGGTTTTCCCACCACCTCCATGTCCTCAAACCTTACAAACAAGaggatgcagaatactgtatctCATTACGTCAATCTATATGGCTTTACCCAAACCACAGAAATGCTGTATTTCAGAGTTTCTCAATGCAAATATAGTAAAAGGACATAATTTCTAAGATTTGGCCAGAAATGAGTGTTTCATGAACTGCTGAAAGAGAAGCTCTCCTGGAGGCCACTATGCTGTATCATCTTTGTTACTGGAAGACGATGAGGAATGAAGGTTCTAGTGAGGAAGTACAAATTCATAATCATTCTCAGGGGTACAGGAAGAAGACCTAGTAACAGAAGCTGTCCTGAGACGGGCATATTCTGTTTCTGACCCTTCTCTTAATGGTCTCTCTCTTCCTGTGGTAGACAGAATGTTCTCATAACCATCATCATTGGAGCTCAGAGAGGGTCTCCGATAGGGCAGGTGATTAATGACAGTGTAGCTCACTTCTTCAAAACCACTGCCGTTCTCATTTtcctgccaagaaaaaaaaaagagatcaaggATCCAGAATCATCCATCAGGTTTTAACTCAGTGACCCACGCCTCCTTTCTTCTTGTCTGATGGTGATCTTACACCTCAAGTGTTCAAAGCCTGTTCTCCAAGCCTCTTAAAGACCTTATTTTAGCAACATGAACTGTACTCCAAACTACTACGCATTCTGCTTTCATTTCACCTCAGgataataaaagaggaaaaaaagtcacTGTTGTCTCCCTGAATACCTAGAGAAAAGCAGTCGTATATTTTAGGTCACACATATTGAGATGCAATATATGCAGCAATCAGATCTCAGTAAGTAAGTATTCAAGTTACATAGCAATGCATTTTCATAGG
The genomic region above belongs to Vicugna pacos chromosome 15, VicPac4, whole genome shotgun sequence and contains:
- the LOC116277447 gene encoding germinal center-associated signaling and motility-like protein, yielding MESRKDVPSTSNQENENGSGFEEVSYTVINHLPYRRPSLSSNDDGYENILSTTGRERPLREGSETEYARLRTASVTRSSSCTPENDYEFVLPH